One stretch of Dokdonia sp. Hel_I_53 DNA includes these proteins:
- a CDS encoding N-formylglutamate amidohydrolase produces MFKLTIAEMIAKIGKEEPFEAVAHDYSFTLKIEEYTHFLCAAVHDGHQFRKELWDNCLHTAYDRWYEEDPCTGQMIQTMPMVLVGCDSRFEYDLNRAPDVAIYEDAWGKKLWKNPLSSEEKERSLSKHREFYYVVEALLSKMEEKFGAAIVFDMHSYNWKRWDRPVPVINLGTENIDNDRFSAFAKAWRDSLASIELPNDIQTTADINDTFQGNGYFLKFITEHFKQTLVLATEFSKIYCDELTQIVYPEIVAAIEEQLKVKLRNQATLFYNEYIVKNSLLPE; encoded by the coding sequence ATGTTTAAACTTACTATTGCAGAGATGATTGCCAAAATAGGTAAAGAAGAGCCTTTTGAGGCTGTTGCTCACGACTATTCATTCACCTTAAAAATAGAGGAGTATACACATTTTTTATGTGCTGCCGTACATGACGGACATCAATTTAGAAAAGAATTGTGGGATAATTGTTTACATACAGCATATGATAGATGGTACGAAGAGGATCCATGTACAGGTCAAATGATTCAAACAATGCCTATGGTTTTAGTAGGCTGCGATAGTCGTTTTGAGTACGATCTTAATCGAGCACCAGACGTAGCTATCTACGAAGACGCGTGGGGCAAAAAACTATGGAAGAACCCACTTTCTTCAGAAGAGAAAGAGAGGAGTTTATCTAAGCATCGGGAGTTCTATTATGTGGTAGAGGCACTACTATCAAAGATGGAAGAAAAATTTGGCGCCGCGATTGTTTTTGATATGCATTCATATAATTGGAAGCGATGGGATAGGCCGGTTCCTGTTATTAATCTTGGAACAGAAAATATTGATAACGATCGCTTTTCTGCTTTCGCGAAAGCGTGGAGAGATTCATTGGCATCCATCGAATTACCAAATGATATTCAGACCACTGCGGACATAAATGATACCTTCCAAGGAAATGGATATTTTCTAAAATTTATCACAGAGCATTTTAAACAAACACTTGTTCTTGCTACAGAGTTTTCTAAAATCTATTGTGATGAGTTGACGCAAATTGTATACCCTGAGATAGTGGCAGCTATTGAGGAACAATTGAAAGTAAAGCTGCGTAACCAAGCAACCCTTTTTTATAATGAATATATAGTCAAGAATAGTTTACTCCCAGAGTGA
- the gshB gene encoding glutathione synthase: MNICFIMYPWEDMDPENDTTLSLIHECVKRNHGVAITTPANLTIRDSETFAFCRAIKRMEKAPSNLKSFHKKVELREEMLPLAGFDVIVLRSNPPLDMIMLNFLDSVKDDVFIMNDIDGIRRANNKLYTAAFEDNTREFIPRTHVTKNKDYLIKMIKESEEDKMILKPLNGFGGSGVILIEKRAMSSIRSLLDFYIDNKDGTTNYVILQDYIPGADQGDVRILILNGKPIGAMKRVPGDDDHRSNVSAGGSVQKHTLSKQEKELCRRIGPKLVKDGLYFVGIDVINGMLVEVNVMSPGGITYINKVYKTRLQEKVINFIEDKVLERVARIERRAKLRKAVEDV, encoded by the coding sequence ATGAATATTTGCTTTATCATGTATCCTTGGGAAGATATGGATCCCGAAAATGACACTACATTATCCCTTATACACGAGTGTGTAAAACGCAATCACGGAGTAGCAATCACCACTCCCGCAAATTTGACCATACGCGATAGTGAGACATTTGCTTTTTGTCGAGCCATTAAACGCATGGAAAAGGCTCCTAGTAATCTCAAATCTTTTCATAAGAAAGTAGAATTACGTGAGGAAATGTTACCACTTGCGGGCTTTGATGTAATTGTATTACGCAGTAACCCGCCGCTTGATATGATTATGCTTAACTTCTTAGATTCTGTAAAGGACGATGTTTTCATAATGAATGATATTGACGGAATACGTAGAGCAAATAATAAATTATATACTGCTGCTTTTGAAGATAACACACGTGAATTTATACCAAGAACACACGTAACTAAGAATAAAGATTACTTAATTAAAATGATTAAGGAGTCTGAGGAAGATAAAATGATTTTAAAACCACTTAATGGTTTTGGAGGGTCTGGCGTTATCCTAATTGAAAAGCGTGCAATGTCTAGCATAAGATCATTATTAGATTTTTATATCGATAACAAAGATGGAACTACTAATTATGTCATCCTTCAAGACTATATCCCAGGTGCAGATCAAGGAGATGTACGTATTCTCATTCTTAATGGTAAACCTATTGGAGCCATGAAGCGTGTGCCAGGAGATGACGATCACCGATCTAATGTCTCTGCAGGTGGCTCTGTTCAAAAGCATACACTGTCTAAACAAGAGAAAGAGCTTTGTAGAAGAATAGGACCAAAACTTGTTAAGGATGGACTCTATTTTGTGGGAATTGATGTAATTAATGGAATGCTCGTTGAGGTTAACGTGATGAGCCCGGGTGGTATTACCTACATTAACAAAGTTTATAAAACTAGATTACAAGAGAAAGTTATTAATTTTATTGAAGATAAAGTACTGGAGCGTGTTGCTAGAATAGAGCGTCGAGCAAAACTTCGTAAAGCTGTTGAGGATGTTTAA
- the aroC gene encoding chorismate synthase: MAGNTYGTLFNLTTYGESHGKAIGGILDGCPAGLEIDFKAIQRDLDRRKPGQSKIVTQRKEPDTVDFHSGIFEGKTTGTPIGFQIVNTNQKSKDYSHIKDTYRPSHADYTYDKKYGNRDYRGGGRSSARETASRVVAGAIAKQFLKNINFFAFTSAVGDLVMDTPYQELDFSQIEKNEVRCADPAFAKACKEKIKLIKKEGDTIGGVITCVIQNVPIGLGEPVFDKLHAELGKAMLSINAVKGFEYGSGFAGAQMKGSAHNDHFNTDGSTKTNLSGGVQGGISNGMDIYFNVAFKPVATVMQKQETINATGEKVVMQGKGRHDPCVVPRAVPIVEAMAALVIADFVLRDKTARL; this comes from the coding sequence ATGGCTGGTAACACTTACGGCACACTATTTAATCTTACAACATACGGTGAGTCTCACGGTAAAGCTATAGGAGGTATACTAGATGGATGTCCTGCTGGTTTAGAAATAGACTTTAAAGCGATACAACGTGACTTAGATCGTCGTAAACCAGGACAATCTAAAATTGTGACCCAGCGCAAGGAACCTGACACGGTAGATTTTCATTCTGGAATATTTGAAGGAAAAACTACAGGAACTCCCATAGGATTTCAGATTGTAAACACCAATCAAAAATCTAAAGACTATAGTCATATTAAAGATACCTACAGACCTAGTCATGCAGATTATACCTATGATAAAAAGTATGGAAACCGTGATTATCGAGGAGGTGGGCGCTCTTCTGCTAGAGAAACAGCATCTAGAGTTGTTGCAGGAGCGATCGCAAAACAATTCTTAAAAAATATAAACTTCTTTGCTTTTACCAGTGCGGTAGGAGATTTAGTGATGGACACTCCTTATCAAGAGTTAGATTTTTCTCAAATTGAAAAAAATGAGGTAAGATGTGCTGATCCCGCTTTCGCGAAAGCGTGTAAAGAAAAAATAAAACTTATCAAAAAGGAGGGAGATACCATTGGAGGAGTAATCACCTGTGTCATTCAGAATGTACCAATTGGTCTTGGAGAGCCTGTGTTTGATAAGTTGCATGCAGAACTTGGAAAAGCGATGCTTTCTATTAATGCAGTTAAAGGCTTTGAATACGGAAGCGGTTTTGCAGGTGCACAAATGAAAGGTAGTGCTCACAATGACCACTTTAATACAGATGGATCTACAAAAACAAACCTTAGCGGAGGTGTGCAGGGTGGAATTTCTAATGGAATGGACATTTACTTTAATGTAGCTTTTAAGCCTGTTGCAACAGTTATGCAAAAACAAGAAACTATTAATGCAACAGGAGAAAAGGTTGTGATGCAAGGTAAAGGACGTCACGATCCTTGTGTAGTGCCTCGAGCTGTACCTATTGTAGAGGCTATGGCAGCGCTCGTCATTGCAGATTTTGTACTTCGTGACAAAACTGCTAGATTGTAA
- a CDS encoding dicarboxylate/amino acid:cation symporter, translating to MMKIALHWKIIIGLILGVIWALVSSSLGWSQFTIDWISPFGTIFINLLKLIAVPLVLFSIIAGVAGIGDPSSLGRMGGKTLLAYLITTLLAVGLGLTLVNIIKPGALVDQESRIDNRISYELWAQEQSVEIKDGINYLQDPAFMERAGRVNELVKYKGEDATVAEKMKTANETTSAGPLQPLIDLVPQNFFKALTDNGLMLQIIFFAIFFGVSLLFIPTEKSAPVIKIVDSIMEVFLKMVDFVMQASPFFVFALLAGVISKMAGDDIGKVVEIFKGLSWYSLTVFLGLVLMIFVVYPLIVKLIVRSIPYNGFFKAMGLAQTTAFSTSSSAATLPVTMECVEDNLGVDKKITSFVLPIGATVNMDGTVLYQAVAVVFLAQLHMIDLTIAQQLTIVLTATLASIGSAAVPSAGLVMLIIVLGSVDLNPAWIAIIFPVDRILDMCRTVVNVTGDATVSSVIAKTEGMIHYDPTKNPDDAFDPEK from the coding sequence ATTATGAAAATAGCACTACATTGGAAGATAATCATTGGTTTAATTTTAGGCGTCATATGGGCTTTGGTCTCATCTTCTCTTGGTTGGAGTCAGTTTACTATCGATTGGATTTCGCCCTTTGGTACTATTTTCATTAATCTCTTAAAGCTTATTGCAGTACCTCTTGTATTATTTTCTATCATCGCTGGAGTTGCTGGTATAGGAGATCCTTCTAGCCTTGGACGTATGGGTGGTAAAACGTTACTGGCTTATTTAATTACAACTTTATTAGCTGTAGGTTTAGGGCTTACACTTGTAAATATAATTAAGCCAGGAGCTCTAGTTGATCAAGAAAGCCGCATTGATAATCGTATAAGTTATGAGCTGTGGGCACAGGAACAAAGTGTCGAAATAAAAGATGGTATTAATTATTTACAAGACCCTGCCTTTATGGAGCGTGCGGGGCGCGTTAATGAACTAGTAAAATATAAAGGGGAAGATGCTACGGTTGCAGAAAAAATGAAAACTGCAAACGAAACTACGAGTGCTGGACCTCTCCAACCACTTATTGACCTCGTTCCGCAAAACTTTTTCAAAGCATTGACGGATAATGGATTGATGCTTCAGATTATTTTCTTTGCTATTTTCTTTGGAGTGAGCTTATTGTTTATTCCGACAGAAAAATCTGCTCCCGTGATCAAAATTGTAGATAGTATTATGGAGGTGTTCCTAAAGATGGTAGACTTTGTAATGCAAGCATCTCCATTCTTTGTATTTGCTTTATTAGCAGGTGTTATTAGTAAAATGGCAGGGGATGATATAGGTAAAGTGGTAGAAATATTTAAAGGACTCTCGTGGTATTCCCTTACTGTATTTTTAGGCTTGGTGTTAATGATATTTGTCGTATATCCTCTTATCGTAAAATTGATCGTTCGTTCAATACCATATAATGGTTTCTTTAAGGCAATGGGACTAGCTCAAACAACTGCTTTTTCTACTTCTAGTAGTGCAGCGACATTACCTGTTACGATGGAGTGTGTAGAAGATAATCTAGGTGTAGATAAGAAAATTACCAGTTTTGTACTGCCTATAGGTGCCACAGTCAATATGGACGGAACAGTTCTATATCAAGCAGTAGCTGTAGTTTTTCTAGCGCAATTACACATGATAGATCTCACCATAGCACAACAACTTACTATTGTTCTTACGGCAACTTTAGCTTCCATTGGTTCTGCTGCGGTTCCAAGTGCGGGACTGGTAATGCTCATCATAGTTCTCGGATCTGTAGATTTAAATCCAGCTTGGATTGCCATTATTTTTCCAGTAGATAGAATATTAGATATGTGTCGCACGGTCGTGAATGTAACTGGAGATGCAACTGTTTCTTCAGTGATTGCAAAAACTGAGGGTATGATTCATTATGATCCTACTAAAAATCCTGATGATGCCTTTGATCCTGAAAAATAA
- a CDS encoding FAD-binding and (Fe-S)-binding domain-containing protein: MNLKLLALQKILEGKLHYDTLHKVIYATDASVYRKIPLAVAYPKSVNDIKKLCHFARVNKTSLIPRTAGTSLAGQCVGDGIVVDVSKHFTEILSFDKEKAQITVQPGVVRDELNAFLKPYGLFFGPNTSTANRCMIGGMVGNNSSGTTSIQYGVTRDKLIKLKTILSDGSEATFESLDEDRFREKLKQKNLEGIIYNRINDELKNSDTRKNIHSQFPKPKIHRRNTGYALDTLTTAIPFQNGGKPFNMCTLLSGSEGTLAFTTEITLQLDLLPPSQRVMVAAHFDSLTACLKAVVPAMNHNLYTCEMMDKVILDCTKNNREQLKNRFFIEGDPAAILMFELRDNTLEGSRYQAQKLITTLINENIGYAYPMLEGFEIDQAMELRKAGLGLLGNLVGDHKAVACIEDTAVAIEDLASYIDEFTSIMDRFDQKAVYYAHAGAGEIHLRPILNLKKLNDVALFRKITTEVATLVKKYRGSMSGEHGDGIVRAEFIEMMVGKQNFQIMKQIKTAFDPQNIFNPGKIIDPLPMDKNLRYEVDRTEPEVKTLLNFDDNHGILRLAEKCNGSGDCRKPSNVGGTMCPSYRATRDEKDTTRARANALREFLTTSEKANKYDHVELKEVFDLCLSCKACASECPSNVDVASLKAEFEYQYQKSNGSSLRTKLFAHATKINKIAASLPKGYNFLLKTTGSVLKFSMGIASKRSLPLLDVFKGKMDTKLSENRIKTVYLYVDEFSEYLDGSIAEDAMYLLDKLHYKVKILKGLESGRSYISKGFLDQAKKLANKNIKTVQSISDNSAPIIGIEPSALLTFRDEYLRLADDLEAAKSISNRSFLIEEFLDKEVALGNIKADQFSAKAKKIKIHAHCHQKALSSVSPTFKILNLPINYSPTIIPSGCCGMAGSFGYEKEHYAVSMNVGEQTLFPAIRKADSSTIIVANGTSCRHQIKDGTAITALHPVTILREALL; encoded by the coding sequence ATGAATTTAAAGCTTCTTGCCTTACAGAAAATACTTGAAGGTAAACTACATTATGATACTTTACACAAAGTGATATATGCCACTGATGCGTCTGTTTACCGTAAGATTCCTTTAGCAGTTGCATATCCAAAATCTGTTAATGACATAAAGAAGTTATGCCACTTTGCAAGAGTTAATAAAACATCACTTATTCCTAGAACTGCTGGAACATCACTAGCGGGTCAATGTGTCGGTGATGGTATTGTGGTAGATGTTTCAAAGCATTTTACGGAGATACTAAGTTTTGATAAAGAGAAAGCTCAAATTACCGTTCAACCTGGAGTTGTAAGAGATGAGTTAAATGCTTTCTTAAAACCTTACGGCTTATTTTTTGGTCCCAATACCTCTACAGCAAATAGATGTATGATAGGTGGTATGGTGGGCAATAACTCTTCTGGAACTACGAGTATTCAGTATGGAGTAACACGAGATAAGCTTATCAAACTAAAAACGATTTTATCAGATGGGAGTGAAGCAACTTTTGAGTCTTTAGACGAAGACCGCTTTCGCGAAAAATTGAAACAGAAAAACTTAGAAGGGATAATTTATAATCGAATCAATGATGAATTAAAGAATTCTGATACTCGAAAAAATATTCATTCTCAATTTCCAAAACCAAAAATCCATAGAAGGAATACTGGATATGCCTTGGACACACTTACAACAGCAATTCCTTTTCAAAATGGAGGTAAGCCTTTTAATATGTGTACACTACTCTCGGGTAGTGAAGGTACACTGGCTTTTACCACAGAAATCACATTACAACTAGACCTTTTACCTCCAAGTCAGCGTGTAATGGTAGCAGCGCATTTTGATAGTTTAACTGCCTGTTTAAAGGCAGTAGTGCCAGCTATGAATCACAATCTATATACTTGTGAGATGATGGACAAAGTCATTCTAGACTGCACAAAAAATAATAGAGAGCAACTCAAGAATCGTTTTTTTATAGAAGGAGATCCTGCAGCCATCCTAATGTTTGAACTACGCGATAACACATTAGAAGGATCTAGATATCAGGCACAAAAACTTATAACTACTCTCATTAATGAAAATATAGGTTATGCTTATCCAATGCTGGAAGGTTTTGAAATTGATCAAGCCATGGAACTTCGTAAAGCAGGATTAGGGCTTTTAGGCAATTTAGTAGGTGATCATAAGGCTGTAGCTTGTATAGAAGACACAGCAGTAGCAATAGAAGATCTAGCGAGCTATATTGACGAGTTTACATCAATCATGGACCGTTTTGATCAAAAAGCGGTGTATTATGCGCACGCAGGTGCTGGCGAGATTCACCTTAGACCAATACTTAATCTAAAAAAGCTTAATGATGTAGCACTCTTTAGAAAAATCACAACGGAAGTTGCTACATTGGTAAAGAAGTATAGAGGGTCTATGAGTGGTGAGCATGGCGATGGTATTGTAAGAGCAGAGTTTATCGAGATGATGGTTGGTAAACAGAATTTTCAAATAATGAAACAGATTAAAACTGCTTTTGATCCTCAAAACATTTTTAATCCAGGTAAGATTATTGATCCGTTACCTATGGATAAAAATTTACGTTATGAAGTAGATCGTACAGAACCAGAAGTAAAGACACTACTTAATTTTGATGATAATCATGGGATCCTCCGATTAGCTGAAAAATGTAATGGTAGTGGCGATTGCAGAAAACCATCTAATGTTGGTGGAACTATGTGTCCTAGTTATCGTGCGACCCGTGATGAAAAAGATACTACACGTGCTAGAGCAAATGCATTACGTGAATTTTTAACCACATCAGAGAAAGCTAATAAATATGATCACGTAGAGCTAAAAGAAGTATTTGATTTATGTTTAAGCTGTAAGGCTTGTGCCAGCGAGTGTCCCAGTAATGTAGATGTAGCTTCTCTCAAAGCAGAATTTGAGTATCAATATCAAAAATCTAATGGTTCTAGTCTTAGAACGAAGTTGTTTGCTCATGCGACTAAAATTAACAAAATAGCTGCAAGCTTACCTAAAGGCTATAATTTTTTACTCAAAACTACTGGAAGTGTTTTAAAATTTTCTATGGGAATTGCTAGTAAACGTAGCTTGCCATTGCTTGATGTGTTTAAAGGTAAAATGGATACTAAACTATCTGAAAATAGAATCAAAACTGTCTATTTATATGTTGATGAATTTTCAGAATATTTAGATGGGTCAATTGCTGAAGATGCAATGTATTTATTAGATAAACTCCACTATAAAGTAAAAATTTTAAAAGGATTAGAAAGTGGACGGTCTTACATATCAAAGGGGTTTCTTGATCAAGCAAAAAAATTGGCAAATAAAAATATTAAAACCGTTCAATCTATATCAGATAATTCAGCACCAATTATTGGAATAGAGCCATCTGCATTATTAACTTTTAGAGATGAGTACCTGCGTTTAGCAGATGATCTGGAAGCAGCAAAGTCTATCTCAAATAGATCATTTTTGATAGAAGAGTTTCTAGATAAAGAGGTAGCACTGGGAAATATAAAAGCAGATCAATTTTCTGCAAAAGCAAAGAAAATTAAAATTCACGCCCACTGTCATCAAAAGGCGTTATCATCGGTTTCTCCCACATTTAAAATTTTGAATCTACCTATTAATTATTCACCCACAATCATTCCTTCTGGGTGCTGTGGGATGGCGGGTAGTTTTGGATATGAAAAAGAACATTATGCCGTTAGTATGAATGTAGGTGAACAAACACTTTTTCCGGCTATAAGAAAGGCAGATTCTAGTACAATAATTGTTGCAAATGGTACAAGTTGCCGTCATCAAATCAAAGATGGTACTGCTATAACTGCCTTACATCCAGTGACTATTTTAAGGGAGGCACTACTATAG